In the genome of Amaranthus tricolor cultivar Red isolate AtriRed21 chromosome 15, ASM2621246v1, whole genome shotgun sequence, one region contains:
- the LOC130800652 gene encoding phosphatidylinositol 4-phosphate 5-kinase 6-like: MNKDFGGIFKFKVRKSSALASKKRTKSNSIFTSMSVAHVDDEDLAGPGPGPGSGELYHSEKVFSNGDFYTGQWVDNLPNGHGKYLWNDGCMYVGEWKKGKTTGKGRFIWPSGANYEGEFKKGYMDGKGTFVSSYGDTYRGYWSMNLKHGKGNETYTNGDYYEGEWIKGKQEGDGRYQWVNGNCYCGQWKDGTFHGIGVLTFGNGNEFEGIWEDGYPEGEGTYKWVDGSSYVGFWSIEPNNQNVTFYGAAGTSDDSNDNTDWDPLEFYNVDLSGCKVYIPEVITIFPSEKMLNWPSFNGNGRRSIDGRGSKVDNIEGNSWVNDQDATNGNSLSRNFQPMLLPKTIKRQGETICKGHKNYELMLNLQLGIRHSVGRPGPPVKPNLKSSAFDPKEKVWTKFPPDGSKHTPPHPSCEFKWKDYCPLVFRTLRTLFKVDAADYMISICGNDALRELSSPGKSGSFFYLTHDDRYMIKTMKKSEVKVLLRMLPAYYNHVRTFEDTLVTRFFGLHCVKLTGAAQKKVRFVIMGNLFCTECAIHRRFDLKGSWHGRTTDKPESEIDPTTTLKDLDLNYLFRLQRFWFQEFCRQVDRDCDFLEQERIMDYSLLVGLHFQDSGAGPADGIGDRNSDVIAPRLSKVNETDRLVFDPNQWASIRLGINMPARAELTVRRSDGGEGSVIVPTGDCYNVIIFFGIIDILQDYDISKKLEHAYKSFQYDATSISAVDPKQYSKRFRDFIYKVFAEDG, from the exons atgaacaaggattttgGTGGTATTTTCAAGTTCAAGGTACGGAAATCAAGCGCATTAGCATCAAAAAAGAGGACAAAATCAAATAGTATATTTACATCAATGTCTGTTGCCCATGTGGACGACGAGGACCTGGCCGGACCCGGGCCTGGGCCCGGGTCTGGAGAGTTGTATCATTCAGAGAAGGTGTTTAGCAATGGAGATTTCTATACAGGTCAATGGGTTGATAATCTTCCCAATGGTCATGGTAAGTATTTATGGAATGATGGTTGTATGTATGTGGGTGAATGGAAAAAGGGTAAAACCACAGGTAAGGGTAGATTTATATGGCCTTCAGGAGCAAATTATGAAGGGGAATTTAAGAAAGGGTATATGGATGGTAAAGGAACATTTGTTAGTTCATATGGGGATACTTATAGAGGGTATTGGTCAATGAACTTGAAACATGGGAAAGGGAATGAAACCTATACAAATGGGGATTATTATGAAGGGGAATGGATTAAAGGAAAGCAAGAAGGTGATGGAAGATATCAATGGGTTAATGGGAATTGTTATTGTGGTCAATGGAAAGATGGAACATTTCATGGAATTGGGGTTTTAActtttgggaatgggaatgAATTTGAAGGGATTTGGGAGGATGGATACCCTGAAGGGGAAGGTACATATAAATGGGTGGATGGAAGTAGTTATGTTGGTTTTTGGAGTATAGAACCTAATAATCAAAATGTTACTTTTTATGGTGCAGCAGGAACTTCTGATGATTCTAATGATAATACTGATTGGGACCCTTTAGAGTTTTACAATGTTGATTTGAGTGGTTGTAAGGTTTATATACCTGAGGTGATTACCATTTTTCCATCAGAAAAGATGTTAAATTGGCCTAGtttcaatggtaatggaaggCGGTCGATTGATGGAAGAGGCTCAAAAGTAGATAATATTGAAGGAAACTCTTGGGTTAATGATCAAGATGCTACGAATGGGAATTCGTTGTCTCGAAACTTTCAACCTATGTTGCTCCCAAAGACGATCAAGAGGCAAGGGGAGACTATATGTAAGGGGCATAAAAACTATGAGTTGATGCTCAACTTGCAGCTAGGAATAAG ACATTCAGTGGGAAGACCCGGGCCACCAGTAAAGCCTAACCTGAAATCTTCGGCGTTCGATCCAAAGGAAAAAGTATGGACAAAATTCCCACCTGACGGATCCAAGCACACTCCTCCTCACCCATCTTGTGAGTTCAAATGGAAGGATTACTGTCCTTTGGTTTTCAG GACTTTGAGAACATTGTTCAAAGTGGATGCAGCTGATTATATGATATCAATTTGTGGCAATGATGCCCTTCGAGAACTTTCATCCCCTGGGAAAAGTGGAAGCTTCTTTTACTTAACTCATGATGACAGGTATATGATTAAGACGATGAAAAAGTCCGAAGTAAAG GTTCTTCTTAGGATGCTTCCTGCGTATTATAATCATGTTCGTACCTTCGAAGACACATTAGTCACAAGGTTCTTTGGTCTTCATTGTGTGAAATTGACAGGAGCTGCACAGAAAAAA GTACGATTTGTCATAATGGGAAATCTTTTCTGTACCGAGTGTGCAATTCACAGGCGTTTTGATTTAAAGGGTTCTTGGCATGGGCGTACAACAGATAAACCCGAGTCAGAAATTGACCCAACGACCACCCTTAAAGACCTAGATCTTAATTACTTGTTCCGACTACAGAGGTTTTGGTTCCAAGAGTTCTGCAG GCAAGTAGACAGGGACTGTGACTTCCTCGAACAGGAGAGGATTATGGACTATAGTCTTTTAGTCGGCTTACACTTCCAAGATTCGGGTGCAGGACCAGCAGACG GAATCGGAGACAGAAATAGTGATGTTATAGCTCCCCGCCTTTCAAAAGTAAACGAAACAGATAGACTTGTTTTTGATCCTAACCA gtGGGCATCGATTAGATTAGGAATTAACATGCCTGCACGAGCAGAACTAACAGTACGAAGATCAGATGGTGGTGAGGGTTCAGTAATAGTACCAACAGGCGATTGTTACAATGTTATCA